The following proteins are co-located in the Heteronotia binoei isolate CCM8104 ecotype False Entrance Well chromosome 8, APGP_CSIRO_Hbin_v1, whole genome shotgun sequence genome:
- the DYRK2 gene encoding dual specificity tyrosine-phosphorylation-regulated kinase 2 isoform X2 produces the protein MSQHLLVLLPVWFQQVGGNKHTMNEHLHVASHGQIQVQQLFEDNSNKRTVLTTQPNGLTTVAKSGLPVVQDRQLDSAHRRQGSSSSLKSTEGTGKVKTSIMTPEQAMKQYMQKLTAFEHHEIFSYSEIYFLGPNAKKRQGVIGGPNNSGYDDDQGSYVQVPHDHISYRYEVLKVIGKGSFGQVVKAYDHKMHQHIALKMVRNEKRFHRQAAEEIRILEHLKKQDKDNNMNVIHMLENFTFRNHICMTFELLSMNLYELIKKNKFQGFSLPLVRKFAHSILQCLDALHKNRIIHCDLKPENILLKQQGRSGIKVIDFGSSCYEHQRVYTYIQSRFYRAPEVILGARYGMPIDMWSLGCILAELLTGYPLLPGEDEGDQLACMIELLGMPSQKLLDSSKRAKNFVSSKGYPRYCTITTLSDGSVVLNGGRSRRGKLRGPPESREWGTALKGCDDPLFLDFLKQCLEWDPTLRMTPSQALRHPWLRRRLPKPPTGEKMSAKRITESAGAITSISKLPPTSNSASKLRTNLAQMTDANGNIQQRTVLPKLVS, from the coding sequence GTTGGTGGAAATAAGCACACAATGAATGAGCACCTGCATGTTGCCAGCCATGGGCAGATCCAGGTTCAGCAGCTGTTTGAAGACAATAGCAACAAAAGGACAGTTCTAACCACACAACCCAATGGGCTTACAACAGTAGCAAAATCAGGATTGCCAGTGGTCCAAGACAGACAACTGGACAGTGCACACAGGCGCCAAGGGAGCTCCAGTTCTTTGAAGTCTACAGAAGGGACAGGGAAGGTGAAAACCTCTATTATGACACCAGAGCAAGCCATGAAGCAATACATGCAAAAGCTAACAGCCTTTGAGCATCATGAGATTTTCAGTTATTCTGAAATATATTTTTTGGGTCCAAATGCAAAGAAGAGGCAGGGTGTAATTGGTGGTCCAAACAACAGTGGGTATGATGATGATCAGGGATCATATGTGCAAGTACCCCATGATCATATATCATACAGATATGAGGTCCTGAAGGTTATAGGGAAAGGAAGTTTTGGGCAAGTGGTGAAGGCCTATGATCACAAAATGCATCAGCACATTGCCCTGAAGATGGTGAGAAATGAGAAGCGCTTTCATCGCCAAGCTGCTGAAGAAATTAGAATTTTGGAGCACTTAAAAAAACAGGATAAGGACAACAATATGAACGTTATACACATGCTGGAAAACTTCACATTCCGCAACCATATCTGTATGACATTTGAGTTGCTGAGCATGAACCTTTATGagctcattaaaaaaaacaaatttcaGGGCTTCAGCCTGCCGTTAGTTCGCAAATTTGCCCATTCAATTTTGCAGTGCTTGGATGCTTTGCACAAAAACAGAATCATTCACTGTGACCTTAAACCAGAGAACATTCTGCTGAAGCAACAGGGTCGGAGTGGTATCAAAGTCATTGATTTTGGCTCTAGCTGTTATGAGCATCAGCGTGTCTACACTTATATTCAGTCACGTTTTTACCGTGCTCCAGAAGTAATCCTTGGTGCTCGTTATGGGATGCCAATAGACATGTGGAGCTTGGGCTGCATTCTAGCAGAGCTCTTAACAGGTTATCCTCTCTTACCAGGAGAAGATGAAGGGGATCAGCTGGCTTGTATGATAGAGTTATTGGGCATGCCTTCCCAGAAACTATTAGATTCATCCAAAAGAGCAAAAAATTTTGTGAGCTCAAAGGGTTATCCCCGATACTGTACCATTACCACCTTGTCAGATGGTTCTGTGGTGCTCAATGGTGGTCGTTCCCGGCGGGGCAAATTACGTGGCCCTCCAGAGAGTAGAGAGTGGGGGACCGCATTAAAAGGATGTGATGATCCCCTTTTCCTCGACTTCTTAAAACAGTGTTTAGAATGGGATCCTACTCTGCGCATGACACCAAGTCAGGCTTTACGGCATCCCTGGCTAAGGAGACGTTTGCCAAAGCCTCCAACTGGGGAGAAGATGTCAGCAAAAAGAATAACAGAAAGCGCTGGTGCTATCACATCAATTTCCAAGTTACCTCCGACTTCAAACTCAGCATCAAAACTGAGGACTAATTTGGCACAAATGACAGATGCTAATGGGAATATTCAGCAAAGGACAGTGTTGCCAAAACTTGTAAGCTGA
- the DYRK2 gene encoding dual specificity tyrosine-phosphorylation-regulated kinase 2 isoform X3, which yields MNEHLHVASHGQIQVQQLFEDNSNKRTVLTTQPNGLTTVAKSGLPVVQDRQLDSAHRRQGSSSSLKSTEGTGKVKTSIMTPEQAMKQYMQKLTAFEHHEIFSYSEIYFLGPNAKKRQGVIGGPNNSGYDDDQGSYVQVPHDHISYRYEVLKVIGKGSFGQVVKAYDHKMHQHIALKMVRNEKRFHRQAAEEIRILEHLKKQDKDNNMNVIHMLENFTFRNHICMTFELLSMNLYELIKKNKFQGFSLPLVRKFAHSILQCLDALHKNRIIHCDLKPENILLKQQGRSGIKVIDFGSSCYEHQRVYTYIQSRFYRAPEVILGARYGMPIDMWSLGCILAELLTGYPLLPGEDEGDQLACMIELLGMPSQKLLDSSKRAKNFVSSKGYPRYCTITTLSDGSVVLNGGRSRRGKLRGPPESREWGTALKGCDDPLFLDFLKQCLEWDPTLRMTPSQALRHPWLRRRLPKPPTGEKMSAKRITESAGAITSISKLPPTSNSASKLRTNLAQMTDANGNIQQRTVLPKLVS from the coding sequence ATGAATGAGCACCTGCATGTTGCCAGCCATGGGCAGATCCAGGTTCAGCAGCTGTTTGAAGACAATAGCAACAAAAGGACAGTTCTAACCACACAACCCAATGGGCTTACAACAGTAGCAAAATCAGGATTGCCAGTGGTCCAAGACAGACAACTGGACAGTGCACACAGGCGCCAAGGGAGCTCCAGTTCTTTGAAGTCTACAGAAGGGACAGGGAAGGTGAAAACCTCTATTATGACACCAGAGCAAGCCATGAAGCAATACATGCAAAAGCTAACAGCCTTTGAGCATCATGAGATTTTCAGTTATTCTGAAATATATTTTTTGGGTCCAAATGCAAAGAAGAGGCAGGGTGTAATTGGTGGTCCAAACAACAGTGGGTATGATGATGATCAGGGATCATATGTGCAAGTACCCCATGATCATATATCATACAGATATGAGGTCCTGAAGGTTATAGGGAAAGGAAGTTTTGGGCAAGTGGTGAAGGCCTATGATCACAAAATGCATCAGCACATTGCCCTGAAGATGGTGAGAAATGAGAAGCGCTTTCATCGCCAAGCTGCTGAAGAAATTAGAATTTTGGAGCACTTAAAAAAACAGGATAAGGACAACAATATGAACGTTATACACATGCTGGAAAACTTCACATTCCGCAACCATATCTGTATGACATTTGAGTTGCTGAGCATGAACCTTTATGagctcattaaaaaaaacaaatttcaGGGCTTCAGCCTGCCGTTAGTTCGCAAATTTGCCCATTCAATTTTGCAGTGCTTGGATGCTTTGCACAAAAACAGAATCATTCACTGTGACCTTAAACCAGAGAACATTCTGCTGAAGCAACAGGGTCGGAGTGGTATCAAAGTCATTGATTTTGGCTCTAGCTGTTATGAGCATCAGCGTGTCTACACTTATATTCAGTCACGTTTTTACCGTGCTCCAGAAGTAATCCTTGGTGCTCGTTATGGGATGCCAATAGACATGTGGAGCTTGGGCTGCATTCTAGCAGAGCTCTTAACAGGTTATCCTCTCTTACCAGGAGAAGATGAAGGGGATCAGCTGGCTTGTATGATAGAGTTATTGGGCATGCCTTCCCAGAAACTATTAGATTCATCCAAAAGAGCAAAAAATTTTGTGAGCTCAAAGGGTTATCCCCGATACTGTACCATTACCACCTTGTCAGATGGTTCTGTGGTGCTCAATGGTGGTCGTTCCCGGCGGGGCAAATTACGTGGCCCTCCAGAGAGTAGAGAGTGGGGGACCGCATTAAAAGGATGTGATGATCCCCTTTTCCTCGACTTCTTAAAACAGTGTTTAGAATGGGATCCTACTCTGCGCATGACACCAAGTCAGGCTTTACGGCATCCCTGGCTAAGGAGACGTTTGCCAAAGCCTCCAACTGGGGAGAAGATGTCAGCAAAAAGAATAACAGAAAGCGCTGGTGCTATCACATCAATTTCCAAGTTACCTCCGACTTCAAACTCAGCATCAAAACTGAGGACTAATTTGGCACAAATGACAGATGCTAATGGGAATATTCAGCAAAGGACAGTGTTGCCAAAACTTGTAAGCTGA
- the LOC132575714 gene encoding uncharacterized protein F54H12.2-like → MAFIHSGSEECTKSELDLFQIAPTQTSMERCLYIEVPPLAALSESAPLDFFIARNGEDYLDLNNTLLYLCCKIVKEDGTDLDRNARVSLVNYPIASIFSQPDVTLGGRLITQSHNAYPYRGFIEAVLNYSNDTLNTQFSAGLFYKDTAAQHESTALDRDNKRFVKRAALAAESRKIDLLGQLHSDLFFQEKLLLNSVDVKIKLTRSKDAFCLMADDLNRGCKLNILSASLFVKKVRVAPGVHLGHTEALFTANAKYPVDRVGIKVFSIPAGSCVSNQENLFWGQLPKLLVIELVDNESFSGAHNKNPFNFKHYDINFFALYLDGEQVPTKPLQPDSEGGNCMRGYMQLVQAAAKHMKDRSLLVNREEFAQGYMLFAFDLSPDQEYAVVITLFLLPLCSL, encoded by the coding sequence atggcTTTTATTCACAGCGGGTCAGAAGAATGCACCAAATCTGAACTGGACCTATTCCAAATAGCCCCTACGCAAACCAGCATGGAGAGATGTCTAtatattgaagttcctcccctggctgctttgtcagaatcAGCGCCACTTGACTTTTTCATTGCTAGAAATGGAGAAGATTATTTGGATTTAAATAATACCCTGCTTTACCTGTGCTGCAAAATTGTGAAAGAAGATGGGACAGACCTTGACAGAAATGCAAGGGTTAGTCTGGTGAATTACCCTATCGCGTCCATCTTTAGCCAGCCGGATGTGACTCTGGGAGGCAGGCTCATCACGCAGTCGCATAACGCATATCCATATAGAGGGTTTATAGAAGCTGTACTGAATTACAGCAATGATACTCTGAACACTCAGTTCTCTGCAGGTCTGTTTTACAAAGACACAGCTGCTCAACATGAATCAACTGCCCTGGATAGAGACAACAAAAGGTTTGTTAAAAGAGCAGCTCTAGCGGCTGAAAGCAGAAAAATAGATTTGCTGGGTCAGCTTCACAGTGACCTGTTTTTCCAAGAAAAACTGCTCTTAAATAGCGTGGATGTCAAAATTAAACTGACACGCAGTAAAGATGCTTTTTGCCTCATGGCGGATGATTTAAACAGGGGTTGCAAATTAAACATCTTGTCTGCTTCCCTTTTTGTCAAGAAAGTCAGAGTAGCCCCGGGTGTCCATTTAGGCCACACAGAGGCGCTCTTCACAGCTAATGCCAAATATCCTGTGGACCGTGTGGGCATCAAAGTGTTTAGCATCCCTGCAGGAAGTTGTGTCAGCAACCAAGAGAATTTGTTTTGGGGGCAAttacccaagctgctggttattGAATTGGTGGATAACGAGTCCTTCAGCGGGGCCCATAATAAAAACCCATTTAACTTTAAGCATTATGACATCAATTTCTTTGCTCTCTACTTGGATGGAGAACAAGTACCCACAAAACCACTGCAGCCAGACTCTGAAGGTGGAAACTGCATGAGGGGATACATGCAGCTGGTTCAGGCTGCTGCAAAGCATATGAAAGACAGATCTTTGTTAGTAAACCGCGAGGAGTTTGCACAGGGCTACATGCTATTTGCATTTGATCTTTCCCCAGATCAGGAATATGCAGTAGTTATAactctctttcttctccccctctGTTCATTATAA